In a single window of the Anguilla rostrata isolate EN2019 chromosome 6, ASM1855537v3, whole genome shotgun sequence genome:
- the LOC135257974 gene encoding peroxidasin homolog isoform X1, whose product MQDLNIRVSFYTQLWFLWSVHSFVISDSCDAKINMVRDVWQVGMGHNFTLICEFVCIPPSSTLHWYRGASSILNQTTNQTKFTFPLHVERAGENHSGEYYCETHPPVVSSNTVFIRVVDLSLNVSSTSAEVFEGQTVEVNCTAVSPLNATLFWGRGGCDERQKVNGSGTLRLSPATAQHRGDYYCCSSIPTLTPLHRFKKVQVTVLRPQGILQCQVLWYLMCKTGIFLLFSAAVFILACRGQS is encoded by the exons ATGCAAGATCTGAACATACGTGTCAGCTTTTACACCCAACTATGGTTCCTATGGTCAGTACATTCATTCGTAATCAGCG ACAGCTGTGATGCCAAAATCAACATGGTCCGAGACGTATGGCAAGTGGGCATGGGCCACAACTTCACTCTGATATGCGAGTTTGTCTGCATCCCGCCGTCCAGCACTCTCCATTGGTACAGGGGTGCCAGCAGTATACTGAATCAGACCACCAACCAAACCAAGTTCACATTCCCTTTGCATgtggagagagcaggggaaaaTCACAGTGGAGAATACTACTGCGAAACACACCCGCCAGTTGTCTCTAGCAACACTGTGTTCATCAGGGTGGTGG aTTTGTCTCTGAACGTGTCCAGCACGTCAGCGGAGGTGTTTGAGGGACAGACGGTCGAGGTGAACTGCACGGCCGTTTCACCTCTCAACGCTACTCTCTTCTGGGGACGCGGCGGGTGCGACGAACGCCAGAAGGTGAATGGCAGCGGGACTCTGCGGCTGTCCCCCGCTACCGCCCAGCACCGCGGAGATTACTACTGCTGTTCTTCCATTCCCACCCTCACCCCGCTCCACAGGTTCAAGAAGGTGCAGGTCACAGTACTGC GTCCCCAAGGTATCCTGCAGTGCCAGGTGTTGTGGTATTTGATGTGCAAAACTGggattttcctcctcttctccgcTGCCGTATTTATCTTGGCCTGCAGAGGGCAGTCCTAA
- the LOC135257974 gene encoding peroxidasin homolog isoform X2: protein MVRDVWQVGMGHNFTLICEFVCIPPSSTLHWYRGASSILNQTTNQTKFTFPLHVERAGENHSGEYYCETHPPVVSSNTVFIRVVDLSLNVSSTSAEVFEGQTVEVNCTAVSPLNATLFWGRGGCDERQKVNGSGTLRLSPATAQHRGDYYCCSSIPTLTPLHRFKKVQVTVLRPQGILQCQVLWYLMCKTGIFLLFSAAVFILACRGQS, encoded by the exons ATGGTCCGAGACGTATGGCAAGTGGGCATGGGCCACAACTTCACTCTGATATGCGAGTTTGTCTGCATCCCGCCGTCCAGCACTCTCCATTGGTACAGGGGTGCCAGCAGTATACTGAATCAGACCACCAACCAAACCAAGTTCACATTCCCTTTGCATgtggagagagcaggggaaaaTCACAGTGGAGAATACTACTGCGAAACACACCCGCCAGTTGTCTCTAGCAACACTGTGTTCATCAGGGTGGTGG aTTTGTCTCTGAACGTGTCCAGCACGTCAGCGGAGGTGTTTGAGGGACAGACGGTCGAGGTGAACTGCACGGCCGTTTCACCTCTCAACGCTACTCTCTTCTGGGGACGCGGCGGGTGCGACGAACGCCAGAAGGTGAATGGCAGCGGGACTCTGCGGCTGTCCCCCGCTACCGCCCAGCACCGCGGAGATTACTACTGCTGTTCTTCCATTCCCACCCTCACCCCGCTCCACAGGTTCAAGAAGGTGCAGGTCACAGTACTGC GTCCCCAAGGTATCCTGCAGTGCCAGGTGTTGTGGTATTTGATGTGCAAAACTGggattttcctcctcttctccgcTGCCGTATTTATCTTGGCCTGCAGAGGGCAGTCCTAA